The Nitrospirota bacterium genome window below encodes:
- a CDS encoding Fur family transcriptional regulator: MKKKRELKKVDRTGSSKTSGRMPARKTDYEEVFRNFLQTRGLKLTRERRVILEEVFKYHDHFDIDEFYLKVRQEGLKVSKASIYRTLPLLLECGLVDEVKTTERQAFYEHIHGHKHHDHLICLSCGKVIEFYSPAIERLQEEICKKNRFKSLRHILEIQGHCKDCADG, from the coding sequence ATGAAAAAGAAGCGGGAGTTAAAGAAGGTGGACCGGACAGGAAGTTCAAAGACTTCAGGCCGCATGCCTGCCCGGAAAACTGATTACGAGGAGGTTTTCAGGAATTTCCTCCAGACCAGGGGCCTGAAACTGACCAGAGAAAGAAGGGTCATCCTTGAAGAAGTATTCAAGTATCATGACCATTTCGATATTGATGAATTCTATCTGAAGGTCAGACAGGAAGGTTTAAAAGTCTCGAAGGCTTCAATATACAGGACCTTGCCGCTGCTTCTGGAGTGTGGACTTGTGGATGAGGTTAAGACTACAGAGAGACAGGCATTTTATGAACATATCCATGGACATAAACACCATGATCACCTCATCTGCCTCTCCTGCGGAAAAGTGATAGAGTTTTATTCACCTGCCATAGAGAGGCTCCAGGAAGAGATATGTAAAAAAAACAGATTTAAGAGTTTGAGACACATCCTTGAGATTCAGGGCCATTGTAAGGACTGTGCCGATGGTTAA
- a CDS encoding L-threonylcarbamoyladenylate synthase has protein sequence MEYLRLSRANEEEIIQKAIDVLNRGGVVAFPTETFYALGAMYDKEEALKRLYELKRRPFEKAIPVMIGSTEQLSLIATDVPEEARRLTEKYWPGPLTIVLKAGAGLSRYLTAGTDKVAVRIPGESFALGLVRKANCPITATSANPSGVPPAEHAQAVLKYFGETLDLIIDGGLTPGGAPSTIVEIVKGEVKLLRKGRIRKIMLD, from the coding sequence ATGGAGTATCTGAGACTCTCAAGGGCTAATGAAGAGGAGATTATTCAAAAGGCCATAGATGTGCTGAATAGAGGTGGCGTTGTTGCCTTTCCCACAGAGACCTTTTATGCACTTGGGGCAATGTATGACAAGGAAGAGGCACTTAAGAGGTTGTATGAGCTTAAGAGGAGGCCTTTTGAGAAGGCCATTCCGGTAATGATAGGTTCTACCGAACAACTCTCTCTTATAGCAACGGATGTCCCTGAAGAGGCAAGGAGGCTTACGGAGAAATACTGGCCCGGACCACTTACCATAGTGCTGAAGGCCGGAGCAGGCCTGAGCCGCTATCTTACAGCTGGGACAGATAAGGTTGCAGTGAGGATTCCGGGAGAGTCCTTTGCCCTCGGTCTTGTCAGGAAGGCCAACTGCCCTATAACTGCTACCAGTGCAAACCCTTCGGGTGTGCCTCCAGCCGAGCATGCCCAGGCTGTACTGAAATATTTTGGTGAAACCCTGGACCTTATAATAGATGGGGGACTGACTCCGGGGGGGGCTCCCTCAACCATAGTTGAGATAGTCAAGGGTGAGGTGAAGCTGTTAAGGAAGGGCAGAATCAGAAAGATTATGCTGGATTAG
- a CDS encoding ATP-binding protein, whose translation MEKTLYINRKLDELTKFWLSTTLILGSCLFLILGIMDYVSTPENFEKFMFYRVMASLSLLIFFFLNIKVVNRYYRFAIIILTIIVSATMIEFMILDFGGHRSSYYAGMIILVVCIFGLIPLNLSFSLLGIALVYSIYLVPILLFDKVVDFRLFFSNNSFLISFFVIAVIWRYLHQKSLINELSLQYDLDKEKTKLKEYSQQLEEIVQERTRDLRKSEAMLKTLFENANDGILIMNDNGVIVDANQRACEIYEREKKELIGTDIQHLGPDTDKNRLMWRERLERLLNGEPLLFETEHYGKDENKVSIEISAKAIQIDGRLLIQSFHRDLTEKKQLQAQLLHSQKMESIGTLAGGIAHDFNNILTAILGYADLILLSDKLLPEIANKVRVIETSARQASQMVSKLLSFARKGSVESVPFAINSVIEDTMSMVSRLVPRDIVLRKELDKSIPPVEGDVSQIEQVLMNLIINAKDAMPDGGEITIATKLVEIKHNSLDIRAAIKSGEYIHTTVTDTGTGISEKHLPHIFEPFYTTKEKGKGTGLGLAMVYGIIKEHRGYITVESRKGHETKFNIYLPVSKKQFFRDSSKGIEKVVGIKTILVIDDEIPILQLIKEALSHNGFNVIIYDNPLHGLEFFKANRNKIDLVITDIVMPSMDGAQLIEQLRKLKPGTKIIATTGFSEDVGNVWIDGFLKKPFQSSKLLSVIREILDRGTKKF comes from the coding sequence ATGGAAAAAACTTTATACATAAACAGGAAACTCGACGAACTAACCAAGTTTTGGCTTAGTACCACTTTAATCTTAGGTTCTTGTCTTTTCCTCATATTGGGCATCATGGACTATGTCAGCACTCCGGAAAATTTTGAAAAATTTATGTTCTATAGAGTAATGGCTTCCCTCTCACTTTTGATCTTCTTTTTCTTAAATATAAAAGTAGTAAATCGATACTATCGATTCGCAATTATTATACTCACTATTATAGTCTCTGCAACTATGATAGAATTCATGATACTCGACTTTGGAGGTCACAGATCATCCTATTATGCTGGAATGATTATTTTAGTAGTTTGTATATTCGGTTTAATACCTCTCAACCTATCATTTTCTCTGTTAGGAATAGCGCTTGTATACTCCATATACTTAGTCCCGATTTTGCTTTTCGACAAAGTAGTCGATTTTAGACTATTCTTTTCCAACAATTCTTTTCTAATATCATTTTTTGTTATTGCTGTCATATGGAGATACCTACATCAAAAAAGCCTCATAAATGAACTCAGCCTCCAATACGACCTCGACAAAGAAAAAACCAAACTCAAGGAATATTCCCAGCAACTTGAAGAAATAGTTCAGGAACGGACCAGGGACCTCAGGAAGTCGGAGGCCATGCTCAAGACCCTGTTTGAAAACGCCAATGACGGTATACTGATTATGAACGATAACGGTGTGATCGTGGACGCAAATCAACGGGCATGCGAAATCTATGAACGTGAGAAAAAAGAGCTTATAGGCACAGACATACAACACCTTGGACCTGACACAGACAAAAACAGACTCATGTGGAGGGAACGCCTGGAACGGCTGCTGAATGGAGAGCCGCTGCTATTTGAAACCGAACATTACGGAAAGGATGAAAACAAAGTATCCATTGAAATAAGTGCAAAAGCAATACAGATAGACGGCAGATTATTAATACAGTCGTTTCACCGGGATCTTACGGAGAAGAAACAGCTCCAGGCACAGCTCCTGCACTCCCAGAAGATGGAGTCTATAGGTACCCTCGCTGGAGGGATAGCCCATGATTTTAATAACATATTAACTGCCATCCTCGGCTATGCCGACCTGATTCTTCTGAGTGATAAACTTTTACCTGAAATAGCCAACAAGGTAAGGGTTATTGAAACATCTGCAAGGCAGGCCTCCCAGATGGTCTCCAAGCTACTCAGTTTTGCCCGCAAAGGCAGCGTTGAATCTGTCCCCTTTGCAATAAACTCTGTTATTGAAGATACCATGAGTATGGTTTCAAGGCTTGTTCCCAGAGACATCGTGCTCAGAAAAGAACTGGACAAATCTATTCCTCCTGTTGAAGGCGATGTAAGCCAGATAGAACAGGTACTGATGAACCTGATAATCAATGCAAAGGATGCAATGCCTGACGGAGGTGAAATAACCATAGCAACCAAACTCGTGGAGATCAAACATAATAGTCTTGACATTCGGGCAGCTATCAAGAGTGGAGAGTATATTCACACAACGGTTACTGATACAGGAACCGGAATATCAGAGAAACACTTACCACACATTTTTGAACCATTTTATACCACAAAAGAGAAGGGCAAGGGCACAGGGCTCGGTCTTGCCATGGTATATGGAATTATTAAAGAGCATCGCGGGTACATTACGGTTGAAAGCAGGAAGGGACATGAAACGAAATTCAACATATATTTACCGGTCTCTAAAAAACAGTTCTTCAGAGACAGCTCTAAAGGAATAGAAAAGGTCGTCGGTATTAAGACAATACTCGTCATCGATGATGAGATTCCGATACTTCAACTGATTAAAGAAGCACTCTCTCATAATGGATTTAATGTAATAATATATGATAACCCCCTGCATGGTCTTGAGTTTTTCAAAGCAAACAGAAATAAAATAGACCTTGTGATAACAGACATTGTCATGCCCTCAATGGATGGAGCCCAGTTGATAGAACAACTAAGAAAGTTAAAGCCCGGCACTAAGATAATTGCAACAACCGGGTTTAGTGAAGACGTCGGCAATGTATGGATAGACGGATTCCTGAAAAAACCCTTTCAGAGCTCAAAACTGCTCTCTGTGATAAGAGAGATTCTTGACCGTGGAACAAAAAAATTCTAA
- a CDS encoding phosphopantetheine-binding protein, whose product MLAEKIEDEIISIISDISGFEKEEITSDTNLPDDLEIDSIKAIELTVALEKKYKISIRDSDIPEINTVEQIIDLTKRLLSQSDQT is encoded by the coding sequence ATGTTGGCTGAAAAAATTGAAGATGAAATCATTTCGATAATCTCGGATATTTCAGGCTTTGAGAAGGAAGAAATAACCTCTGATACAAACTTGCCAGATGACCTGGAGATTGACTCAATCAAGGCGATCGAGCTTACCGTTGCACTTGAAAAAAAGTACAAGATATCCATTAGAGACTCTGACATACCTGAAATCAACACTGTTGAGCAGATAATAGATTTAACAAAAAGATTGCTTTCACAGAGCGATCAGACATGA
- a CDS encoding methyltransferase domain-containing protein — MLRFDVRCNARIPATILSDYSSGNVHQETEIKNLGLNGAFLNSLSHLTENELIRLKAHLPNIGDCEINGMILRKDEDGIAVRFINLDKSSRLTLWQYIKDNLSSEKTCPYCSSRNLNKTESCWNCGRNINFGSEKFLDIHEREIQQRWIDYIEEATEELIERFHALEETVHSQADDNDDVLEILEQISDDFLLKAERFEDGINDISVIKHHRAQFHQKTNHIFSKSYIYNRARTWPQGHHGDYKTLETAYRNIPLSDGIGHYLDLASLRSTLAVAVRNRIRKLQGILKDELMNRTGPSVLNIACGSCRELVEIAPEILKSKAHILCVDNDEDALSFSYSRLYHTGALPHIEFRKHNALRMFDYELTLQDFGTRDIIYSAGFFDYLPNDFLVKLFKTLYKLLNPGGKLIAPFKDVRRYRPQDYHWLTDWDGFLQRKEEDFREIFEQAGIPESAITESREEAGVIIFYVIEAL; from the coding sequence ATGCTACGTTTTGACGTAAGGTGTAATGCCAGGATTCCAGCCACGATTTTATCAGATTACAGTTCAGGGAATGTGCATCAAGAAACTGAAATTAAAAATCTCGGACTCAATGGCGCCTTCCTCAATTCATTATCACACTTAACAGAAAATGAACTAATCAGATTAAAGGCCCATCTGCCAAACATTGGTGATTGTGAAATTAACGGCATGATACTCAGAAAAGATGAAGATGGAATTGCTGTGAGATTTATAAACCTCGATAAATCTTCCAGATTGACACTGTGGCAGTATATCAAAGACAACCTCTCCTCTGAAAAAACATGCCCCTATTGTAGCAGCCGCAACCTTAACAAAACTGAAAGTTGCTGGAATTGCGGACGGAACATCAACTTTGGAAGTGAAAAATTTCTTGATATCCATGAAAGGGAGATTCAGCAGCGGTGGATAGACTATATCGAAGAGGCCACAGAGGAATTGATAGAAAGGTTCCATGCCCTCGAAGAAACAGTACATTCTCAGGCAGATGACAATGATGATGTCCTTGAAATACTCGAACAGATTTCAGATGACTTCCTTCTCAAGGCAGAGCGGTTTGAAGATGGGATTAATGATATATCAGTCATCAAACATCACAGGGCTCAATTCCATCAAAAGACAAATCATATATTCTCAAAAAGTTACATTTATAACCGTGCAAGGACATGGCCACAAGGCCATCATGGTGATTATAAAACACTTGAAACCGCATACAGAAACATACCCCTGTCTGATGGCATAGGACACTATCTTGACCTTGCATCCCTCAGGTCAACACTTGCCGTTGCTGTCAGAAACAGGATAAGAAAATTACAGGGCATCCTTAAAGATGAGTTAATGAACAGAACCGGACCCTCTGTTCTAAATATTGCCTGTGGATCCTGCAGGGAGCTCGTTGAAATAGCCCCTGAGATTCTCAAATCAAAGGCACATATCCTCTGTGTGGACAACGATGAGGATGCACTCTCCTTCTCTTACAGCCGTCTTTATCACACTGGCGCCCTGCCCCATATAGAATTCAGAAAGCACAACGCCCTGAGGATGTTCGACTACGAGCTAACCCTGCAAGACTTCGGGACCAGGGACATCATTTACAGTGCCGGTTTTTTTGACTATCTGCCCAATGACTTCCTCGTAAAACTGTTTAAAACCCTTTATAAACTTCTGAACCCCGGGGGCAAGTTGATTGCTCCATTCAAGGATGTACGCCGTTACAGACCGCAGGACTATCACTGGCTAACCGACTGGGACGGGTTCCTCCAGCGCAAGGAAGAAGATTTCAGGGAGATATTCGAACAGGCCGGGATACCTGAGAGTGCAATAACAGAATCACGGGAAGAAGCAGGTGTTATAATCTTTTATGTCATTGAAGCGCTCTGA
- a CDS encoding GxxExxY protein — protein sequence MNADVFKHKEITDIILGSFYEVYNELGDGFLESIYENAMYIVLTGYGLKVENQKSIPVFFRGDVIGGFKADLIINEKVIVELKATRTIDPAHEAQIINYLKATNIEVGLLVNFARKPEVRRFAFDNKRKNICANLRKSAAK from the coding sequence ATGAACGCTGATGTATTTAAACATAAAGAGATCACAGATATAATTCTTGGGAGTTTTTATGAAGTTTATAATGAACTCGGTGATGGATTTCTTGAATCCATCTATGAAAATGCCATGTATATTGTGTTGACCGGATATGGCCTGAAAGTAGAGAATCAGAAAAGTATCCCGGTATTTTTCAGAGGAGATGTCATCGGAGGGTTTAAGGCGGATTTAATTATAAACGAAAAAGTAATAGTTGAACTAAAAGCAACACGCACTATTGACCCTGCACATGAAGCCCAAATAATCAATTACTTGAAAGCAACAAATATTGAGGTTGGATTGTTAGTGAATTTTGCAAGAAAACCAGAAGTTAGAAGGTTTGCATTTGATAATAAGAGGAAAAATATCTGCGCCAATCTGCGTAAATCTGCGGCTAAATAA
- a CDS encoding beta-ketoacyl-[acyl-carrier-protein] synthase family protein gives MKSLTTNNTERDIVITGIGVVSPIGIGKDFYWDGLRQGKSGFKEISLFDTSGVNVHVAGEVIDFEPEVYIGKKDLRILDRSTKLLTSAARLAIDDAGLDINEISTRSIGVSVGTTFGSLHSISQFDRTGLIEGPRYVNPSLFPNTVINSPASQVSIRFKIKGFNTTISTGFCASLDALTYAADFIRLKRAEAVLAGGVEELCEETYMGFYKLGFLSGSDGRDPVCCPFDAGRCGTILSEGAALLVLESKEHALRRGAVILAKVSGYGNSFTSENDKRFSSDNGLATAIKLAIREASLDIADIDYISASANSTRELDEMDTTAIKKVFGERAYNIPVSAIKSMIGETFSASGALSLSAVVGAIHKGFLPPTINYSEKDPLCDLDYVPNEAREKNINTALVISSDPYGNNTAVVLEKP, from the coding sequence ATGAAAAGTCTGACAACTAATAATACAGAAAGAGATATAGTTATCACAGGCATAGGGGTTGTATCACCAATCGGCATTGGCAAAGATTTTTACTGGGATGGTTTGAGACAGGGCAAGTCTGGATTTAAGGAGATAAGCCTGTTTGATACCTCAGGGGTCAATGTACATGTAGCTGGAGAGGTGATCGATTTTGAGCCGGAAGTTTATATCGGCAAAAAGGATCTACGAATCCTTGACCGGAGCACCAAACTCTTAACCTCAGCAGCCCGCCTCGCCATAGATGATGCCGGGCTGGATATCAATGAAATAAGCACCCGCTCTATCGGCGTTTCGGTAGGAACTACCTTTGGGAGTTTGCATAGTATCTCCCAGTTTGACCGCACGGGTCTTATTGAGGGGCCTCGATATGTCAACCCTTCACTATTTCCAAACACCGTGATAAACTCCCCGGCAAGCCAGGTATCTATCCGCTTCAAAATAAAGGGGTTTAACACGACCATCTCAACAGGCTTCTGTGCCTCTCTTGACGCCCTGACCTATGCTGCTGATTTTATCAGGTTAAAGAGGGCTGAAGCAGTCCTTGCCGGGGGAGTGGAAGAGCTGTGTGAGGAGACATATATGGGCTTTTACAAACTTGGGTTTCTCTCCGGCTCAGACGGGAGAGATCCTGTCTGTTGTCCATTTGATGCAGGAAGATGCGGCACAATCCTTTCAGAAGGGGCTGCGCTTTTAGTCCTGGAGTCTAAAGAGCACGCCCTTAGAAGAGGGGCTGTCATTCTTGCAAAGGTATCAGGCTATGGAAACTCCTTTACCTCTGAAAACGACAAAAGGTTCAGCTCCGACAATGGGCTTGCAACCGCTATTAAACTTGCCATCCGTGAAGCCTCCCTGGATATTGCTGACATTGATTATATATCCGCAAGTGCTAACTCTACAAGAGAGCTTGACGAAATGGATACAACCGCAATCAAGAAAGTTTTTGGAGAAAGGGCCTACAACATTCCTGTAAGTGCAATAAAGTCAATGATAGGTGAGACATTTTCAGCCTCGGGCGCCCTGTCGTTATCTGCAGTAGTCGGTGCTATTCACAAGGGATTCCTGCCACCCACAATAAATTACTCAGAAAAAGATCCTCTATGTGACCTTGATTATGTACCTAATGAGGCAAGGGAGAAGAACATCAATACAGCGCTTGTAATATCATCTGATCCATATGGCAATAATACAGCGGTCGTGCTTGAAAAACCGTAA
- a CDS encoding ARMT1-like domain-containing protein — MKTYLDCFPCFLRQVVIALSQVSVDETLKVEILKETLEDIRETDTSKTPAHATTFIHRKIRELLGCDPFKEIKQRYNRIALGLYPSLKSLVDDSPDPLWTASRLAIAGNVIDFGIYKEVDIEAEINRSLRGEIVWDDYADFRASLDSTEEVLYLIDNAGEIVFDRILIETIRDRGKRVTAVVKGGPVINDSTVEDAFEVGLQEICEIKDNGSDAIGTILEWCSEEFTRLFYGASLIISKGQGNFETLMNVDKEVFFLFQAKCDVVSGFLGVTNGSMLLVENRKLFSRESPRMGTN, encoded by the coding sequence ATGAAGACCTATCTTGACTGTTTTCCCTGTTTTTTAAGGCAGGTAGTTATAGCCCTGTCCCAGGTATCAGTGGATGAGACTTTAAAGGTGGAGATACTGAAGGAGACCCTTGAGGATATCCGGGAGACTGATACTTCAAAGACCCCTGCACATGCCACTACGTTTATTCACAGGAAGATTCGGGAACTCCTTGGATGTGACCCATTCAAGGAGATAAAGCAGAGGTATAACCGGATAGCCCTCGGTCTTTATCCCAGCCTTAAGTCTCTCGTTGACGACTCCCCTGATCCGCTCTGGACGGCTTCCAGGTTGGCGATAGCGGGCAATGTGATAGATTTTGGTATTTATAAAGAGGTTGACATAGAGGCAGAGATTAACCGTTCCCTGAGGGGTGAGATTGTGTGGGATGACTATGCAGACTTCAGGGCCTCCCTGGACAGTACCGAAGAGGTGCTTTATCTTATCGACAATGCCGGAGAGATAGTCTTTGACAGGATACTGATCGAGACCATCCGGGACAGGGGGAAGAGGGTTACCGCAGTAGTAAAAGGCGGACCTGTTATAAATGATTCAACGGTAGAGGACGCTTTTGAGGTTGGGCTTCAGGAGATATGTGAGATAAAGGACAACGGTTCAGATGCCATAGGTACCATTCTTGAGTGGTGTTCTGAAGAGTTCACGCGGCTTTTTTACGGGGCATCCCTTATAATCAGTAAAGGACAGGGTAACTTTGAGACCCTGATGAACGTGGATAAAGAGGTCTTTTTTCTTTTTCAGGCAAAGTGCGATGTGGTCTCCGGTTTCCTCGGTGTTACTAATGGTTCGATGTTGCTTGTTGAAAACAGGAAACTCTTTAGCCGCGAATCTCCACGAATGGGCACGAATTGA
- a CDS encoding NAD(P)/FAD-dependent oxidoreductase: protein MNSGKNNHYDAIIIGAGIGGLVCGCYLAKAGMKVLIAEQHHKPGGYCTSFKRNGFTFDAAAHSFGSYRKDGNMKRILETLDLDKRIKIERHDPSDIIVSPDYKITFWADINRTIEGLLELFPHEAKGIKSFISFLSDSKPFDFAALRNMTFNDLLSQHLIDNKLKSMLSLPILGNGGLPPSLISAFTGTKIYTEFLLDGGYYPKGGMQVLPDILSLRLKELGGELRLSNPVQKIKVESNEVKGVFLEKDGFISSKYVISNCDARQTFLKLLEQQATNGELLRKLDRLIPSLSVFVVYLGIDKYYNLPNPGVNIWGMPHHKIEDLYLALQNGSTNNSTGYMVRVSPSKNSVQAFVNAPFKNKKYWIDNKDSLSECLVNRIEQIIPQLSQHIVLKEIATPDTMYRYTLNYQGAAYGWASMPSQMFTPELRQTTSINGLYLSGHWVAQTQGVSGVAYIGRETAKLILRKEEYKL, encoded by the coding sequence ATGAACAGTGGAAAGAATAATCATTATGATGCAATAATTATTGGTGCAGGAATAGGTGGCCTTGTCTGCGGTTGCTATCTGGCAAAGGCAGGGATGAAGGTGCTAATTGCAGAACAGCATCATAAACCGGGGGGGTACTGTACCTCTTTTAAAAGAAACGGTTTTACTTTTGATGCTGCTGCTCATTCTTTTGGTAGTTACCGTAAAGACGGAAATATGAAACGTATCCTGGAAACATTAGATTTAGACAAAAGAATAAAAATAGAACGACATGACCCTTCAGACATTATTGTCTCGCCTGATTACAAAATAACCTTTTGGGCAGACATAAACAGAACGATAGAAGGACTCTTAGAGTTATTTCCCCACGAAGCAAAAGGTATTAAAAGTTTCATCTCTTTTCTATCCGATTCTAAACCATTCGATTTCGCAGCTTTAAGAAATATGACTTTTAACGACTTACTAAGTCAACATCTTATCGACAACAAACTTAAATCAATGCTATCACTTCCTATTTTAGGGAATGGTGGATTGCCTCCATCGTTAATTTCAGCCTTTACCGGCACAAAAATTTATACTGAATTTCTTCTTGATGGTGGGTACTATCCCAAAGGTGGGATGCAAGTTCTACCTGACATATTGTCACTCAGGCTAAAGGAACTGGGAGGTGAATTACGACTATCCAATCCTGTCCAGAAAATCAAGGTAGAAAGTAACGAAGTTAAAGGAGTCTTCTTAGAAAAAGATGGCTTCATTTCGTCAAAATATGTAATTTCTAATTGCGATGCAAGACAAACCTTTTTAAAACTATTAGAACAACAGGCAACTAACGGTGAACTTCTACGCAAGCTTGACAGACTGATTCCTTCCTTGTCAGTCTTTGTTGTTTATTTAGGAATAGATAAATATTACAACCTACCCAACCCAGGCGTAAATATCTGGGGAATGCCCCATCATAAAATAGAAGATTTGTATCTCGCCTTACAAAATGGCAGTACAAACAATTCAACAGGGTATATGGTACGCGTATCACCCAGCAAAAACAGTGTTCAGGCATTTGTAAATGCTCCATTTAAAAACAAAAAGTACTGGATTGACAATAAAGATAGTTTGTCAGAATGCTTAGTAAATAGGATTGAGCAAATTATCCCACAATTATCGCAACATATAGTTTTAAAAGAAATAGCTACGCCTGATACAATGTACAGGTATACCCTGAATTATCAAGGAGCTGCTTATGGCTGGGCGAGCATGCCCTCACAAATGTTCACTCCTGAATTGCGGCAGACCACTTCAATAAATGGGTTATATTTATCTGGTCACTGGGTTGCTCAAACCCAAGGGGTATCTGGAGTTGCCTATATTGGACGTGAAACCGCAAAATTAATTCTAAGAAAAGAAGAATACAAACTTTAA
- a CDS encoding beta-ketoacyl-[acyl-carrier-protein] synthase family protein, producing the protein MKNRVVITGIGVISSIGIGKDAFWDSLLKGKSGISPVSSFDTSKHFTHMGGEVKQFNPEDFISAERLKVMNRATQMALAATKLALEDAALTSEKLASFRVGVSHGTTLGTITTIEKINNHILANEEIGNELFYQMPTHAAPSMISKEFRFNGPNFMFSTACAAGNYAIAYGYDQVKLNRADIVFAGASDPMSRIEYTGFNQFKAVAPERCQPFDKNRKGMMLAEGAGILVLETLENALKRNARIYAEILGYGLSCDASHMTTPSIEGIAECMKKALLETGITVEDVDYISAHGTGTLANDKNESAAIKEVFGPLYKKIPVSSIKSMLGHTMGAASALEAITCALAVKNDLIPPTINFETLDPECDIDCVPNQARKQTVNIALNNSYAFGGNNASLVLKKLSNV; encoded by the coding sequence ATGAAAAACAGAGTAGTCATAACAGGCATCGGCGTTATATCCTCCATTGGAATCGGGAAAGATGCGTTCTGGGACAGCCTCCTGAAAGGTAAATCGGGAATAAGTCCTGTGTCATCCTTTGATACCTCCAAACACTTTACACATATGGGTGGGGAAGTCAAACAATTTAACCCCGAAGACTTTATTTCAGCGGAACGGTTGAAGGTCATGAATCGTGCCACACAAATGGCACTGGCTGCAACAAAGCTTGCTTTAGAAGACGCAGCTTTGACGTCCGAGAAATTAGCCAGCTTCAGGGTTGGTGTTTCTCATGGCACAACATTGGGGACTATTACGACCATTGAGAAGATTAACAACCACATCCTTGCTAATGAGGAAATAGGCAACGAATTATTCTACCAAATGCCAACACATGCAGCACCATCAATGATATCAAAAGAATTCAGATTCAACGGCCCCAATTTTATGTTCTCTACAGCATGTGCTGCCGGCAATTATGCCATTGCTTATGGTTATGATCAGGTCAAACTTAACAGAGCCGACATCGTGTTTGCAGGGGCATCTGATCCAATGTCCAGGATTGAATACACGGGCTTTAACCAGTTCAAGGCAGTCGCTCCTGAAAGGTGTCAGCCATTCGATAAAAACAGGAAAGGCATGATGCTGGCAGAAGGTGCAGGAATCCTTGTATTGGAAACCCTGGAGAATGCCTTAAAAAGAAATGCCCGGATTTATGCCGAAATATTAGGATACGGCCTCAGTTGCGACGCCAGCCACATGACAACCCCATCAATAGAGGGCATTGCGGAATGCATGAAAAAGGCCTTGCTGGAAACAGGGATTACAGTTGAAGATGTGGACTATATAAGCGCCCATGGAACAGGCACACTGGCAAATGACAAGAATGAGAGCGCAGCAATTAAAGAAGTCTTCGGCCCTCTCTATAAGAAAATTCCTGTAAGCTCCATTAAGTCCATGTTGGGCCACACAATGGGAGCAGCCTCTGCACTTGAGGCCATCACGTGTGCCTTAGCTGTAAAAAACGACCTGATACCGCCTACTATCAATTTTGAAACACTTGACCCTGAATGTGATATTGACTGCGTACCGAATCAGGCAAGGAAGCAGACTGTTAATATAGCCTTGAATAATTCCTATGCCTTTGGAGGCAATAACGCCTCCCTGGTTTTGAAGAAACTTAGCAATGTTTAG